One Pseudomonas sp. HOU2 genomic window carries:
- a CDS encoding RNA pyrophosphohydrolase encodes MIDPDGFRPNVGIILTNDAGQVLWARRINQDAWQFPQGGINPEETPEDALYRELNEEVGLEREDVEILACTRGWLRYRLPQRLVRTHSQPLCIGQKQKWFLLRLISNEQRVRMDLTGKPEFDGWRWVSYWYPLGQVVTFKREVYRRALKELAPRLLARD; translated from the coding sequence GTGATCGACCCCGATGGTTTCCGCCCCAATGTCGGGATCATTCTGACGAATGACGCCGGCCAGGTGCTATGGGCTCGCCGTATCAATCAGGATGCCTGGCAGTTTCCGCAAGGGGGAATCAACCCCGAGGAGACGCCGGAAGACGCCTTGTACCGCGAGCTGAACGAAGAAGTTGGCCTGGAACGTGAAGATGTTGAAATACTGGCCTGTACCCGGGGCTGGTTGCGCTATCGTTTGCCGCAACGTCTGGTGCGTACCCACAGCCAACCGCTGTGCATCGGCCAGAAGCAGAAATGGTTTCTCCTGCGCCTGATCTCCAACGAGCAGCGGGTGCGGATGGATTTGACCGGTAAACCGGAGTTCGATGGCTGGCGCTGGGTCAGTTATTGGTATCCGTTGGGCCAGGTGGTGACATTCAAGCGCGAGGTGTATCGACGCGCCCTCAAAGAGCTTGCCCCGCGCCTTTTAGCGCGCGACTGA
- a CDS encoding SdiA-regulated domain-containing protein, which translates to MRRLARPKPLIVILSVIVLIALVAIGQYLRLFERAWFNLYSLWQPLSSQAIGLDQYRVEVEARVIDGLNDDVSALTFDPVRKSLFTVTNKNAELVELSLEGKILRRIALIGFGDAEAVEFISADTYVITDEREQRLIKVHLERDTTFLDAADAEQMTLGVHMSGNKGFEGLAYDSVGKRLFVAKERDPMLIYEVHGFPHFNPEKSYAVHVINNPKRDAGMFVRDLSSLQYDERSGHLLALSDESGLILELDVDGRPLSTLSLNKGRQGLRKSVPQAEGIAMDDDGTLYLVSEPNLFYVFRKPIQP; encoded by the coding sequence ATGCGTCGACTTGCCCGCCCCAAACCCCTGATCGTCATCCTGTCGGTGATTGTCCTGATCGCATTGGTCGCGATCGGCCAATACCTGCGCCTGTTCGAGCGCGCCTGGTTCAATCTGTACAGCCTGTGGCAACCGTTGAGCAGCCAGGCCATTGGTCTGGATCAATACCGGGTCGAGGTGGAAGCCCGGGTCATCGACGGCCTGAACGACGATGTCTCGGCGTTGACCTTCGATCCGGTGCGCAAAAGCCTGTTCACCGTGACCAACAAGAATGCCGAACTGGTCGAGTTGTCGCTGGAGGGCAAGATCCTGCGGCGCATCGCATTGATTGGCTTCGGCGATGCGGAAGCCGTTGAGTTCATCAGCGCCGACACTTACGTGATCACCGACGAGCGAGAGCAACGCCTGATCAAGGTGCATCTGGAGCGGGACACCACGTTCCTCGATGCAGCAGACGCCGAACAAATGACCCTCGGCGTGCATATGAGTGGCAACAAGGGTTTCGAAGGTCTGGCCTATGACTCGGTGGGCAAACGCCTGTTCGTCGCCAAGGAGCGTGACCCGATGCTGATTTATGAAGTGCATGGCTTCCCGCACTTCAATCCGGAAAAATCCTACGCGGTGCACGTGATCAACAACCCCAAGCGCGATGCCGGGATGTTCGTGCGCGATCTGTCGAGCCTGCAATACGACGAGCGCAGCGGCCATTTGCTGGCGCTGTCCGACGAGTCGGGGCTGATTCTGGAGCTGGATGTGGACGGGCGGCCGTTGAGCACGCTGTCGCTGAACAAGGGCCGGCAGGGCTTGCGCAAGAGCGTGCCGCAGGCCGAAGGCATTGCGATGGATGATGACGGGACGTTGTATCTGGTGAGTGAGCCGAATCTGTTTTACGTCTTCAGGAAACCTATCCAACCCTAA
- the rpiA gene encoding ribose-5-phosphate isomerase RpiA: protein MTQDQLKQAVAQAAVDFILPKLDDKSIVGVGTGSTANCFIDALAQHKGAFDGAVASSEATAARLKGHGIPVYELNTVSDLEFYVDGADESDEHLNLIKGGGAALTREKIVAAVAKTFICIADASKLVPVLGEFPLPVEVIPMARSHVARQLVKLGGDPVYREGVLTDNGNIILDVHNLQITNPVELEAQINAIVGVVTNGLFAARPADLLLLGTSEGVKTLKAE from the coding sequence ATGACCCAGGATCAACTCAAACAGGCAGTGGCTCAGGCCGCCGTCGACTTCATCCTTCCGAAACTCGACGACAAGAGCATCGTCGGGGTCGGCACCGGCTCCACTGCCAACTGCTTCATCGATGCCCTGGCCCAGCACAAGGGCGCGTTCGATGGCGCGGTTGCCAGCTCCGAAGCCACTGCCGCGCGCCTCAAGGGCCACGGCATTCCGGTGTATGAACTGAACACCGTCAGCGACCTGGAGTTCTACGTCGACGGCGCCGACGAGAGCGACGAACACCTGAACCTGATCAAGGGCGGCGGCGCGGCCCTGACCCGCGAGAAGATCGTCGCGGCCGTGGCCAAGACCTTCATCTGCATCGCCGACGCCAGCAAACTGGTGCCGGTGCTGGGCGAATTCCCGCTGCCAGTGGAAGTGATTCCGATGGCCCGCAGCCATGTGGCTCGCCAACTGGTGAAACTGGGCGGCGACCCGGTGTACCGCGAAGGCGTGCTGACCGATAACGGCAACATCATCCTCGACGTGCACAACCTGCAGATCACCAACCCTGTGGAGCTGGAAGCGCAGATCAATGCGATCGTTGGTGTGGTCACCAACGGCCTGTTCGCGGCGCGTCCGGCGGATCTGTTGCTGCTGGGCACCAGCGAAGGTGTGAAGACGCTGAAGGCTGAGTAA
- a CDS encoding DUF4399 domain-containing protein, with translation MKTFMSRAALAGLLMGVSVLASAATPAPKGAEVFIVSPEDGATVSQEFKVKFGVKDVALAPAGDVTKNTGHHHLLIDAKEIVPAGSVVPTDANHMHFGKAQTEATIKLAPGKHTLQLELGDSGHMAFDPPIVSKKITVNVE, from the coding sequence ATGAAAACGTTTATGTCACGAGCAGCCTTGGCTGGCCTGTTGATGGGTGTTTCAGTGCTGGCCAGTGCAGCGACCCCGGCACCCAAGGGCGCCGAAGTGTTCATCGTTTCTCCCGAGGACGGGGCCACGGTTTCTCAGGAGTTCAAGGTCAAGTTCGGGGTCAAGGACGTCGCGCTGGCACCGGCCGGTGACGTCACCAAGAACACCGGTCACCATCACCTGCTGATCGATGCCAAGGAAATCGTTCCGGCCGGTTCCGTCGTGCCGACCGACGCCAACCACATGCACTTCGGCAAGGCGCAGACCGAGGCCACGATCAAACTGGCCCCGGGCAAGCACACCTTGCAACTGGAACTGGGTGACAGCGGCCACATGGCGTTCGATCCGCCGATCGTCTCGAAGAAGATCACCGTCAACGTCGAATGA
- the serA gene encoding phosphoglycerate dehydrogenase translates to MSKTSLDKSKIKFLLLEGVHQSAVDVLKAAGYTSIEYLTGSLPEAQLKEKIADAHFIGIRSRTQLTEEIFDHAKKLVAVGCFCIGTNQVDLSAARERGIAVFNAPYSNTRSVAELVLAEAILLLRGIPEKNASCHRGGWIKSAANSFEIRGKKLGIVGYGSIGTQLSVLAEGLGMQVFFYDTVTKLPLGNATQVGNLHELLGMSDIVTLHVPETAATQWMIGEKEIRAIKKGGILINAARGTVVELDALADAIKDKHLIGAAIDVFPVEPRSNDEEFESPLRGLDNVILTPHIGGSTAEAQANIGLEVAEKLVKYSDNGTSVSSVNFPEVALPAHPGKHRLLHIHENIPGVMSEINKVFAENGINISGQFLQTNEKVGYVVIDVDAEYSELAQEKLQHVNGTIRSRVLF, encoded by the coding sequence ATGAGCAAGACTTCTCTCGATAAGAGCAAGATCAAGTTCCTTCTTCTCGAAGGCGTCCACCAATCGGCTGTCGACGTCCTCAAGGCGGCGGGCTACACCAGCATCGAATACCTGACAGGCTCCCTGCCGGAAGCCCAGCTCAAGGAAAAGATCGCTGACGCTCACTTCATCGGCATTCGTTCGCGCACCCAACTGACCGAAGAGATCTTCGATCACGCGAAGAAGCTGGTGGCAGTCGGCTGTTTCTGCATCGGCACCAACCAGGTTGACCTGAGTGCTGCCCGCGAGCGCGGTATCGCCGTGTTCAACGCGCCGTACTCCAACACCCGTTCCGTCGCGGAACTGGTGCTGGCCGAAGCGATCCTGCTGCTGCGCGGCATCCCTGAGAAAAACGCTTCCTGCCACCGTGGCGGCTGGATCAAGTCCGCAGCCAACTCCTTCGAGATTCGTGGCAAGAAACTCGGTATCGTCGGCTACGGCTCGATCGGTACGCAGCTGTCGGTTCTGGCGGAAGGCTTAGGGATGCAGGTGTTCTTCTACGACACCGTGACCAAACTGCCGCTGGGCAACGCAACTCAGGTCGGCAACCTGCACGAGCTGCTGGGCATGTCCGACATCGTCACCCTGCACGTTCCGGAAACCGCCGCGACCCAGTGGATGATCGGCGAGAAGGAAATCCGCGCCATCAAGAAGGGCGGCATCCTGATCAACGCCGCGCGCGGTACCGTGGTCGAGCTGGACGCCCTGGCGGACGCGATCAAGGACAAGCACCTGATCGGCGCGGCCATCGACGTATTCCCGGTGGAGCCACGCTCCAACGACGAAGAGTTCGAAAGCCCGCTGCGTGGCCTGGACAACGTGATCCTGACCCCGCACATCGGTGGCTCGACTGCCGAAGCGCAGGCCAACATCGGTCTGGAAGTGGCGGAAAAACTGGTCAAGTACAGCGACAACGGTACCTCCGTTTCGTCGGTGAACTTCCCGGAAGTGGCCCTGCCGGCTCACCCTGGCAAGCACCGCCTGCTGCACATCCACGAGAACATCCCGGGTGTGATGAGCGAGATCAACAAGGTCTTCGCCGAAAACGGTATCAACATCTCCGGTCAGTTCCTGCAGACCAACGAGAAAGTCGGTTACGTGGTGATCGACGTCGACGCCGAGTACTCGGAGCTGGCACAAGAGAAGCTGCAACACGTCAACGGTACTATCCGTAGCCGCGTGCTGTTCTGA
- a CDS encoding SdiA-regulated domain-containing protein encodes MSAHTQLNPPRRSRFALRWYVWLLLVLAVAYGVAHIMHWDDRGLLWLRERLETQAEQKASIWLPDYRAVIDGKLLPGMEKDEASDLSYNPQTKTLFSVMGKNPFLVELTLQGDVLRKMPLVGWTNPEGVTLMENGLMAIVDEREHLLTIVKVDASTRELNIADFPKYDLGPSKNQNKAFEAITWDPRNQQLLLGEERPPALFTWKSDGSQILKGDKQKLANDELDIRNLSALAIDPRTGHTLVLSADSHLLLELDEKGEQVSFMTLLGGFNGLKSTIPRAEGVTMDDAGTLYMVSEPNLFYRFEKQK; translated from the coding sequence ATGTCAGCTCACACTCAGCTCAATCCTCCTCGTCGCTCACGTTTCGCCCTGCGCTGGTATGTCTGGCTGTTGCTGGTGCTCGCTGTCGCTTATGGCGTGGCGCATATCATGCATTGGGACGACCGTGGTCTGCTGTGGCTGCGCGAGCGCCTCGAGACTCAGGCTGAGCAGAAGGCAAGCATCTGGCTGCCGGACTATCGGGCGGTCATCGACGGCAAACTGCTGCCGGGCATGGAAAAGGACGAGGCCTCGGACCTGTCCTACAACCCGCAGACCAAAACCCTGTTTTCGGTGATGGGCAAGAATCCGTTCCTGGTCGAGCTGACTCTGCAAGGTGATGTGCTGCGCAAGATGCCGCTGGTGGGCTGGACTAACCCGGAAGGCGTGACCTTGATGGAAAACGGCCTGATGGCGATCGTCGATGAGCGCGAGCACCTGCTGACCATCGTCAAGGTCGATGCCAGCACTCGCGAACTGAATATCGCCGATTTCCCGAAATACGACCTCGGCCCGTCGAAAAACCAGAACAAGGCGTTCGAAGCAATCACCTGGGATCCGCGCAATCAGCAGTTGCTGCTGGGCGAAGAACGGCCGCCGGCGCTGTTCACCTGGAAAAGCGACGGTAGCCAGATCCTCAAGGGCGACAAGCAGAAGCTGGCCAATGATGAACTGGATATCCGCAACCTCTCGGCACTGGCCATCGACCCGCGTACCGGCCACACCCTGGTGCTGTCCGCCGATTCGCACCTGTTGCTGGAGCTGGACGAGAAGGGCGAGCAGGTCAGCTTCATGACCCTGCTCGGCGGCTTCAATGGCCTGAAGAGCACTATCCCGCGCGCCGAAGGCGTGACCATGGACGACGCCGGTACGCTGTACATGGTCAGCGAACCGAACCTGTTCTATCGCTTCGAAAAGCAAAAGTAG
- a CDS encoding HAD family hydrolase yields MRLALFDLDNTLLGGDSDHAWGDYLCERGFLDPVAYKTRNDEFYQDYLAGQLDNAAYLNFCLEILGRTDMAVLDQWHNDYMRDCIEPIVLPKALELLKQHRDAGDKLVIITATNRFVTAPIAVRLGVETLIATECEMVDGRYTGRSTDIPCFREGKVTRLNRWLEETGYSLDDSYFYSDSMNDLPLLEQVANPVAVDPDPNLRAEAEKRGWPVISLRG; encoded by the coding sequence ATGCGCCTGGCTCTATTCGATTTGGACAACACCCTTCTGGGCGGCGACAGCGATCACGCCTGGGGCGACTATCTGTGCGAACGCGGCTTCCTCGATCCGGTGGCGTACAAGACGCGCAACGACGAGTTCTATCAGGATTACCTGGCCGGCCAGCTGGATAACGCCGCGTACCTGAACTTCTGCCTGGAGATCCTCGGTCGCACCGACATGGCCGTGCTCGATCAATGGCACAACGACTATATGCGCGACTGCATCGAACCGATCGTGCTGCCCAAGGCGCTGGAACTGCTGAAACAGCACCGCGACGCCGGCGACAAACTGGTGATCATCACCGCCACCAACCGCTTCGTCACTGCACCGATTGCCGTACGCCTGGGCGTCGAAACCCTGATCGCCACCGAGTGCGAGATGGTCGATGGCCGCTACACCGGGCGCAGCACCGACATTCCGTGCTTCCGTGAGGGCAAGGTGACGCGCCTCAATCGCTGGCTGGAGGAAACCGGGTATTCGCTGGATGACAGCTATTTCTATAGCGATTCGATGAATGATCTGCCGCTGCTGGAGCAGGTGGCGAACCCGGTGGCCGTTGACCCGGATCCGAATCTGCGGGCCGAGGCCGAGAAGCGTGGCTGGCCAGTCATTAGTCTGCGCGGCTGA
- the ilvA gene encoding threonine ammonia-lyase, biosynthetic yields MLEQYVKKILTSRVYDVAVETPLQNARQLSERLGNDIWLKREDLQPVFSFKIRGAYNKLTQLTDEERARGVVTASAGNHAQGLALAAKVLGVKATIVMPKTTPEIKVEGVRSRGGKVVLHGDSFPEALAYSLKLVDEKGYVYIHPYDDPHTIAGQGTVAMEILRQHPQPLDAIFVPVGGGGLIAGIAAYVKYLRPDIKVIGVEPDDSNCLQAAMAAGERVVLPTVGIFADGVAVAQIGQHTFDICKDYVDEVITVSTDEICAAIKDIYDDTRSITEPAGALGVAGIKKYVESRGVNGQTFVAIDSGANVNFDRLRHVAERAELGEGREAIIAVTIPEQAGSFKAFCEAIGKRQITEFNYRYNTGSEAHIFVGVQTHPENDPRSALLASLAEQGFPVIDLTDNELAKLHIRHMVGGRAAQVVDEVVLRFEFPERPGALFNFLNKLGGRWNISMFHYRNHGAADGRVVAGLQVPHDERHLVPAALAEIGYPYWDESDNAAYKLFLG; encoded by the coding sequence ATGCTCGAACAGTACGTCAAAAAGATCCTCACCTCGCGCGTTTATGACGTTGCCGTAGAAACCCCGCTGCAGAACGCTCGCCAGCTCTCCGAGCGGCTGGGCAATGACATCTGGCTCAAGCGTGAAGACTTGCAGCCGGTGTTCTCGTTCAAGATTCGCGGCGCCTACAACAAGTTGACCCAGCTGACGGACGAAGAGCGCGCCCGTGGCGTGGTCACCGCGTCGGCGGGCAACCATGCGCAGGGTCTGGCGCTGGCGGCGAAAGTGCTGGGTGTGAAAGCGACCATCGTGATGCCCAAGACCACCCCGGAGATCAAGGTCGAAGGCGTGCGTTCGCGCGGCGGTAAAGTCGTGCTGCACGGCGATTCGTTCCCGGAGGCGCTGGCCTATTCGCTGAAACTGGTCGACGAGAAGGGCTACGTCTACATCCACCCGTACGACGATCCACACACCATTGCCGGGCAGGGCACCGTGGCGATGGAAATTCTGCGCCAACACCCGCAACCACTGGACGCGATCTTCGTGCCGGTCGGTGGCGGCGGTCTGATTGCCGGCATCGCGGCGTACGTGAAATACCTGCGGCCGGACATCAAGGTCATCGGCGTCGAGCCGGACGACTCCAACTGCCTGCAAGCGGCCATGGCCGCCGGTGAGCGCGTGGTGCTGCCGACCGTGGGTATCTTCGCCGACGGCGTGGCGGTGGCGCAGATCGGTCAGCACACCTTCGACATCTGCAAGGATTACGTCGACGAGGTGATCACCGTCAGCACCGACGAAATCTGCGCCGCAATCAAGGATATCTACGACGATACCCGCTCGATCACCGAGCCTGCCGGCGCTTTGGGCGTGGCCGGGATCAAGAAGTACGTCGAGTCGCGTGGTGTCAACGGCCAGACCTTCGTCGCCATCGACTCCGGGGCCAACGTCAACTTCGACCGCCTGCGCCACGTCGCTGAGCGCGCCGAGCTGGGTGAAGGTCGCGAGGCGATCATCGCCGTGACCATTCCGGAGCAGGCCGGCAGCTTCAAGGCCTTCTGCGAAGCGATCGGCAAGCGCCAGATCACCGAATTCAATTACCGCTACAACACCGGCAGCGAAGCGCACATCTTCGTCGGCGTGCAGACGCACCCGGAAAACGATCCGCGCAGCGCACTGCTGGCGAGTCTGGCCGAGCAGGGCTTCCCGGTCATCGATCTGACCGACAACGAGCTGGCCAAGCTGCACATCCGCCACATGGTCGGCGGGCGCGCGGCGCAGGTGGTCGATGAAGTGGTGCTGCGCTTCGAATTCCCGGAGCGCCCGGGCGCGCTGTTCAACTTTCTCAACAAGCTCGGCGGACGCTGGAACATCTCGATGTTCCATTACCGCAACCATGGTGCGGCGGATGGCCGTGTCGTCGCAGGTCTGCAAGTACCGCATGACGAGCGTCATCTGGTGCCGGCGGCGCTGGCGGAGATCGGCTACCCGTACTGGGACGAAAGCGACAACGCGGCCTATAAGCTGTTTCTTGGCTGA
- a CDS encoding FAD-binding oxidoreductase yields MTNPALIDELKTLVEPGKVLTDADSLNAYGKDWTKHFAPAPCAIVFPKTIEQVQAIVRWANTHKVALVPSGGRTGLSAAAVAANGEVVVSFDYMNQILDVNLTDRTAVCQPGVVTEHLQNVAEENGLYYPVDFASAGSSQIGGNIGTNAGGIKVIRYGMTRNWVAGLKVVTGKGDVLELNKDLIKNATGYDLRQLFIGAEGTLGFVVEATMRLDRAPKNLTAMVLGTADFDSIMPVLHAFQGKLDLTAFEFFSDKALAKVLGRGDVPAPFETECPFYALLEFEATSEAVANTALETFEHCVEQGWVLDGVMSQSETQLQNLWKLREYISETISHWTPYKNDISVTVSKVPAFLQEIDAIVGEYYPDFEIVWFGHIGDGNLHLNILKPDNLSKDEFFAKCATVNKWVFETVERYNGSISAEHGVGMTKRDYLTYSRSPVEIEYMKAVKAVFDPNGIMNPGKIFAV; encoded by the coding sequence ATGACCAATCCTGCCCTGATTGATGAACTGAAGACCCTGGTCGAGCCTGGCAAGGTCCTGACCGACGCCGACTCCCTGAACGCGTACGGCAAGGATTGGACCAAGCACTTCGCGCCCGCGCCGTGCGCCATCGTGTTTCCCAAGACCATCGAACAGGTGCAGGCCATTGTCCGTTGGGCCAATACCCACAAAGTGGCGTTGGTGCCATCCGGCGGACGCACCGGGCTGTCCGCCGCCGCCGTCGCCGCGAATGGCGAAGTGGTGGTGTCGTTCGACTACATGAACCAGATTCTCGACGTGAACCTCACCGATCGCACCGCCGTGTGTCAGCCGGGCGTGGTCACCGAACACTTGCAGAACGTCGCCGAAGAGAACGGCTTGTATTATCCGGTTGACTTCGCCTCCGCTGGTTCCAGCCAGATTGGCGGCAATATCGGCACCAATGCCGGCGGGATCAAGGTGATTCGCTACGGCATGACCCGCAACTGGGTCGCCGGCCTGAAAGTGGTCACCGGTAAGGGCGATGTGCTGGAGCTGAACAAAGACCTGATCAAGAACGCCACCGGCTACGATCTGCGCCAGTTGTTCATCGGCGCCGAAGGCACCCTCGGGTTTGTGGTTGAAGCGACCATGCGTCTGGATCGCGCGCCGAAAAACCTCACCGCGATGGTCCTCGGCACCGCCGACTTCGACTCGATCATGCCGGTGCTGCATGCGTTCCAGGGCAAGCTCGACCTGACTGCGTTCGAATTCTTCTCCGACAAGGCGCTGGCCAAAGTGCTGGGCCGTGGCGATGTGCCGGCACCGTTCGAGACCGAGTGTCCGTTCTACGCGCTGCTGGAATTCGAGGCGACCAGCGAAGCAGTGGCCAACACGGCGCTGGAAACTTTCGAACACTGCGTCGAGCAGGGCTGGGTGCTGGACGGTGTAATGAGCCAGAGCGAAACCCAGTTGCAGAACCTGTGGAAGCTGCGCGAGTACATCTCCGAGACCATCTCGCACTGGACGCCGTACAAGAACGACATTTCGGTCACCGTGTCGAAAGTGCCAGCGTTCTTGCAGGAAATCGATGCGATCGTCGGCGAATACTACCCGGACTTCGAAATCGTCTGGTTCGGCCACATTGGCGACGGCAACCTGCACCTGAACATTCTCAAGCCGGATAACCTGAGCAAGGACGAGTTCTTCGCCAAGTGCGCGACCGTCAACAAATGGGTGTTCGAAACCGTCGAGAGGTACAACGGTTCGATTTCCGCCGAACACGGCGTGGGCATGACCAAGCGCGACTACTTGACGTACAGCCGTTCGCCGGTCGAAATCGAGTACATGAAAGCGGTCAAAGCGGTGTTCGACCCGAATGGCATCATGAACCCGGGCAAGATCTTCGCGGTTTGA
- a CDS encoding fumarylacetoacetate hydrolase family protein yields the protein MSYQHQYVDGTRIHFPIGKVVCIGRNYAEHAKELDNPVPTEPLLFIKPGSCVVPLEGGFSIPTERGSVHYEAEIAVLIGKPLSTKPSREEVLDAISGFAPALDLTLRDKQAELKSKGLPWEIAKSFDGAAVIAPFVVGSTFPDLTDIGIRLTINGEVRQDGNSSAMLNPIVPMIQHMAGCFSLQAGDVILTGTPVGVGPLNVGDDIVLELVGASSFSSSVR from the coding sequence ATGAGCTATCAGCACCAGTATGTCGACGGCACGCGCATCCACTTCCCGATCGGGAAGGTGGTATGCATCGGGCGTAATTACGCCGAACACGCCAAGGAACTGGACAATCCGGTTCCTACCGAACCGTTGCTGTTCATCAAGCCGGGCAGTTGCGTGGTGCCGCTCGAGGGCGGTTTCAGCATCCCGACCGAGCGCGGTTCGGTGCACTACGAAGCGGAAATCGCCGTGTTGATCGGCAAGCCACTGTCGACCAAACCGAGCCGCGAAGAAGTGCTGGATGCGATCTCCGGTTTCGCCCCGGCGCTGGACCTGACCCTGCGCGACAAGCAGGCCGAACTCAAGTCCAAGGGCCTGCCATGGGAAATCGCCAAGTCGTTCGACGGCGCCGCGGTGATTGCCCCGTTCGTGGTCGGCAGCACTTTCCCTGACCTGACCGACATCGGCATTCGCCTGACCATCAACGGTGAAGTGCGCCAGGACGGCAACAGCAGCGCCATGCTCAACCCGATCGTGCCGATGATCCAGCACATGGCCGGCTGCTTCTCGCTGCAGGCCGGCGACGTGATCCTCACCGGCACGCCAGTGGGCGTCGGCCCGCTGAACGTCGGCGACGACATCGTGCTGGAACTGGTTGGCGCGAGCAGCTTCAGCAGCAGCGTGCGCTGA
- a CDS encoding DUF2269 domain-containing protein codes for METLTALKTAHMVATVVLLASALGLGIWVFLARRKGDATAGSRTLQRPRVFIWLLMGLALLSMPFTGWGMVHRVGWPLGQTWLLASSVLYTVAALAWFWLLVRLNRLRKAPGGVGKFTFALALFSFVCFIAIAGLMGAKPV; via the coding sequence ATGGAAACGTTAACCGCCCTGAAAACCGCGCACATGGTCGCCACTGTGGTGTTGCTGGCCAGTGCGCTGGGGCTGGGGATCTGGGTTTTTCTGGCGCGCCGCAAAGGTGATGCAACGGCCGGTAGTCGCACCTTGCAACGGCCACGGGTGTTCATCTGGCTGTTGATGGGCCTGGCGCTGTTGAGCATGCCCTTCACCGGCTGGGGCATGGTGCATCGGGTCGGCTGGCCGCTGGGGCAGACCTGGCTGCTGGCCTCAAGCGTGCTGTACACCGTGGCGGCGCTGGCGTGGTTCTGGTTGCTGGTGCGGTTGAATCGGTTGCGCAAGGCGCCGGGTGGCGTTGGCAAGTTCACGTTTGCCTTGGCGTTATTCAGCTTTGTCTGTTTTATCGCCATTGCCGGGCTGATGGGCGCCAAACCTGTTTAG